Proteins found in one Allorhizobium pseudoryzae genomic segment:
- a CDS encoding phytoene/squalene synthase family protein, which translates to MTAGAADHWDICLSTLRETDRDRYLACLLSPADMRGPLAALYAFHAEIARIRDVIHQPLAGEIRLQWWRDLLSGTAEGESNANPIAAGLLATIDTYRLPRDVLANMTEARIFDLYDDPMPDRNALEGYAGETAAALIQLAGLVLDAPAAMQQAETAGHAGVAQAIAGILLLLPLHRKRGQVYLPLDILSATGLDRDTFLAEPEGPQHRAAIEAFAGLGLDHLSKAKRAGGIPAALLSAFLPVAIAEPVLQAAARAPEKALRGTLQAPQWRRQLRMLRTLALKRL; encoded by the coding sequence GTGACGGCAGGTGCCGCAGACCATTGGGACATCTGCCTTTCGACGTTGCGGGAGACCGACCGCGACCGTTATCTCGCCTGTCTTCTGTCGCCGGCGGACATGCGCGGCCCGCTTGCCGCACTCTATGCCTTCCACGCCGAAATCGCCCGCATCCGCGACGTGATCCACCAGCCTTTGGCCGGCGAAATCCGTCTGCAGTGGTGGCGCGACCTCCTCTCCGGCACGGCGGAGGGCGAATCGAACGCCAATCCGATTGCCGCCGGTCTGCTTGCCACCATCGACACCTATCGTCTGCCGCGCGACGTGCTGGCCAACATGACCGAGGCGCGCATCTTCGATCTCTATGACGATCCGATGCCGGATCGCAACGCGCTGGAAGGCTATGCCGGTGAGACGGCAGCCGCGTTGATCCAGCTAGCCGGTCTTGTTCTGGACGCGCCAGCGGCCATGCAGCAAGCGGAGACGGCCGGTCATGCGGGCGTCGCCCAGGCAATTGCCGGGATCCTGCTATTGCTGCCGCTGCATCGCAAGCGCGGGCAGGTCTATCTGCCGCTCGATATCTTGTCCGCCACGGGACTGGACCGCGATACGTTTCTGGCGGAACCCGAAGGCCCGCAGCATCGGGCGGCGATCGAGGCGTTTGCCGGGCTTGGTCTCGACCATCTGTCGAAAGCGAAGCGGGCAGGCGGCATTCCTGCCGCTCTCCTGTCGGCCTTCCTGCCGGTGGCAATTGCCGAACCGGTTCTGCAGGCGGCCGCCCGTGCGCCGGAGAAGGCGCTCCGTGGAACCTTGCAAGCGCCGCAATGGCGCCGGCAGTTGCGCATGCTGCGCACCCTTGCCCTCAAGCGTCTCTAG
- a CDS encoding Mth938-like domain-containing protein, with the protein MARPTHIRDAHFPGRVPIDTYGDGGFRFADMSHRGSLLLLPSGVYGWDLTEGDALTVEAFQRVLDEAGEIEFLLVGTGKDIRPLPAALKAAMRSRGISSDPMGTGAAVRTYNIMLGESRPVAAALIAV; encoded by the coding sequence GTGGCTCGCCCGACCCATATCCGGGACGCGCATTTTCCAGGACGCGTCCCGATTGATACCTATGGCGATGGCGGCTTCCGGTTTGCCGACATGTCGCATCGCGGCTCCCTGCTGCTCTTGCCGAGCGGCGTTTACGGCTGGGATCTGACCGAAGGCGATGCGCTGACGGTGGAAGCCTTCCAGCGGGTGCTGGACGAGGCAGGCGAGATCGAGTTTCTGCTGGTCGGCACGGGCAAGGACATCCGCCCGCTGCCCGCAGCACTGAAGGCGGCCATGCGCAGCCGCGGAATATCGTCGGACCCCATGGGAACCGGAGCGGCTGTCCGCACGTACAATATCATGCTGGGAGAATCGCGGCCGGTGGCTGCGGCTCTCATCGCCGTCTGA
- the secDF gene encoding protein translocase subunit SecDF, with protein sequence MLYFSRWKTLFIWFVIAVGAIVAAPNILSNEQLAKLPGWFPAKKVTLGLDLQGGSHIMLKLERADIIKERLETVVGDVRNTLREANVRYTGLSGTGQQIQVRITDPAQVEAAKQALNPLLQPVSAGTFGGTVTEVSLSDEGNGLLQLTLTDAGIGYRVSSALTQSIEVVRRRVDELGTTEPLIQRQGDDRIIVQVPGLQDPQRLKALLNQTAKLTFHMVDSSMPVQEALNGRPPASSEIMYSMDDPPVPYLIERRALVSGESLVDAQASFNQQTNEPVVTFRFDSRGAQRFAQATQQNVGRPFAIVLDNQVISAPVIREPIVGGSGQISGNFTVQSANDLAVLLRAGALPATLTVVEERTVGPGLGADSIRAGVVASIIGAVAVAGFMFAFYGFFGLLANLALAVNIVLILATLTLIGSTLTLPGIAGIVLTMGMAVDSNVLIYERIREEVKSGRSLLPSIDSGFKRAFATIIDANLTTLIAAVVLFYLGSGPVRGFAVTLAVGIVTTVFTAFTFTSWMFSLWVKRAKPKQLPKGIRTGIFDGRGLPFMSIRKYNFLAAAALSIASVVGFASVGMNLGIDFRGGSIIELKSREGDANIADIRSRLDQLNLGDVQAQGFGSPQEVLVRVQAQGGGENAEQSALERIRNDLEQDYEFRRVEVVGPAVSSELTYSATFGVGVALLFILVYIWIRFEWQFAVGAIIATMHDVILTIGIFVLTGIEFNLTSIAAILTIVGYSLNDTVVVYDRMRENLRRYKKMPLTELIDISINQTLSRTVLTGLTTMIALGALYIFGGEVIRSFTFAMLFGVAVGTFSSIYIAAPVLIAFKLRTDTFDKEEDKAKKGAALPDGKPSA encoded by the coding sequence ATGCTATACTTCTCCCGCTGGAAAACCCTATTCATCTGGTTCGTCATCGCCGTTGGCGCCATCGTCGCGGCACCGAACATTCTCAGCAATGAGCAGTTGGCAAAGCTCCCTGGTTGGTTCCCCGCCAAGAAGGTCACGCTCGGGCTTGATCTTCAGGGCGGCTCGCACATCATGCTCAAGCTCGAGCGTGCGGACATCATCAAGGAACGCCTGGAAACCGTGGTTGGCGACGTGCGCAACACGCTGCGCGAAGCCAATGTCCGTTATACCGGCCTGAGCGGCACGGGCCAGCAGATCCAGGTGCGGATCACCGATCCTGCCCAGGTCGAGGCCGCGAAGCAGGCGCTCAATCCGCTGCTGCAGCCGGTTTCGGCCGGCACCTTCGGCGGCACGGTGACGGAAGTCTCCCTCTCTGACGAGGGCAACGGCCTGTTGCAGTTGACGCTGACGGATGCCGGTATCGGTTACCGTGTGTCGTCCGCGCTGACGCAGTCGATCGAAGTCGTGCGTCGTCGTGTCGATGAACTCGGCACCACCGAGCCGCTGATCCAGCGTCAGGGCGACGACCGCATCATCGTTCAGGTGCCGGGCCTGCAGGATCCGCAGCGTTTGAAGGCGCTGCTGAACCAGACGGCAAAGCTGACATTCCACATGGTGGATTCGTCGATGCCGGTGCAGGAGGCGCTGAACGGACGTCCGCCGGCCAGCTCCGAAATCATGTACTCGATGGACGATCCGCCGGTTCCCTACCTGATCGAGCGCCGGGCGCTCGTGTCGGGTGAAAGTCTCGTCGATGCGCAGGCGAGCTTCAACCAGCAGACCAACGAACCGGTCGTGACATTCCGCTTCGACAGCCGCGGTGCGCAGCGTTTTGCCCAGGCGACGCAGCAGAATGTAGGGCGTCCCTTTGCCATCGTTCTCGACAATCAGGTCATTTCGGCCCCGGTGATCCGTGAGCCGATCGTGGGTGGGTCGGGTCAGATTTCCGGCAACTTCACTGTCCAGTCCGCCAATGATCTTGCAGTGCTTCTGCGCGCCGGTGCGCTGCCGGCCACGCTGACGGTGGTGGAAGAACGGACGGTCGGTCCGGGCCTTGGTGCGGACTCGATCCGGGCGGGTGTCGTTGCCAGCATCATCGGCGCCGTCGCCGTTGCCGGCTTCATGTTCGCCTTCTACGGCTTCTTCGGCCTGCTCGCCAACCTGGCGCTCGCCGTGAACATCGTCCTCATTCTCGCGACGTTGACCCTGATCGGCTCGACCCTGACGCTGCCCGGGATTGCCGGTATCGTGCTGACGATGGGGATGGCGGTCGATTCCAACGTCCTTATCTACGAGCGTATCCGCGAAGAGGTGAAGTCGGGCCGTTCGCTGCTGCCCTCTATCGACAGCGGCTTCAAGCGGGCCTTTGCGACGATTATCGATGCCAACCTGACGACCCTGATCGCCGCCGTTGTGCTGTTTTACTTAGGGTCCGGCCCGGTCCGCGGTTTTGCCGTGACACTCGCCGTCGGTATCGTCACCACCGTCTTCACGGCCTTTACCTTCACCAGTTGGATGTTCTCGCTGTGGGTCAAGCGCGCCAAGCCGAAGCAACTGCCGAAGGGCATCCGCACCGGGATCTTTGATGGACGCGGCCTGCCGTTCATGTCGATCCGCAAGTACAATTTCTTGGCGGCGGCGGCTCTGTCGATCGCGTCGGTTGTTGGTTTTGCGTCGGTCGGCATGAACCTCGGCATCGATTTCCGTGGTGGCTCGATCATCGAGTTGAAGTCGCGCGAGGGTGACGCCAACATTGCCGACATTCGTTCGCGTCTCGACCAGCTCAATCTCGGCGATGTCCAGGCCCAGGGTTTCGGGTCGCCCCAGGAAGTGCTCGTGCGCGTGCAGGCGCAGGGCGGGGGCGAAAATGCCGAGCAGTCAGCGCTGGAGCGGATCCGCAATGATCTGGAGCAGGATTACGAATTCCGCCGCGTTGAAGTGGTGGGGCCGGCCGTTTCGAGCGAGCTGACCTATTCGGCAACGTTTGGCGTTGGCGTCGCGCTGCTGTTTATCCTGGTCTATATCTGGATTCGCTTCGAGTGGCAGTTTGCCGTGGGTGCGATCATCGCGACCATGCACGACGTGATCCTGACGATCGGGATCTTCGTGCTGACGGGGATCGAGTTCAACCTGACAAGTATCGCGGCCATTCTGACGATCGTCGGCTATTCGCTGAACGATACGGTCGTCGTCTATGACCGAATGCGCGAGAACCTCAGGCGCTACAAGAAGATGCCGCTGACGGAACTGATCGACATCTCGATCAACCAGACGCTGTCGCGAACCGTGTTGACCGGCCTGACGACGATGATTGCGCTGGGTGCGCTCTACATCTTCGGCGGCGAAGTCATTCGTTCCTTCACCTTCGCCATGCTGTTCGGCGTGGCCGTCGGTACCTTCTCGTCCATCTACATTGCCGCCCCGGTTCTGATCGCCTTCAAGCTGCGCACCGATACCTTCGACAAGGAAGAGGACAAGGCCAAGAAGGGTGCGGCTTTGCCTGACGGCAAGCCGAGCGCTTGA
- the yajC gene encoding preprotein translocase subunit YajC, which yields MFITEAFAQTEGAAPSAFGSGLEMLFLFAPLMVVWYFFLIRPQRQQMKKRQETLSNIRRGDQVVLGGGITGKVAKVIDDSELDVEIAEGVKVRVLRTYVAEVRVKGEPVKTEAAKS from the coding sequence ATGTTCATTACTGAAGCATTCGCCCAAACCGAGGGTGCAGCACCGTCTGCCTTCGGCTCCGGCCTGGAAATGCTTTTCCTTTTCGCCCCTCTGATGGTGGTCTGGTACTTCTTCCTCATCCGGCCGCAGCGCCAGCAGATGAAGAAGCGTCAGGAAACGCTCTCGAACATCCGTCGTGGTGATCAGGTCGTGCTCGGCGGCGGTATTACCGGCAAGGTCGCCAAGGTCATCGATGACTCCGAACTCGACGTCGAGATCGCCGAAGGCGTGAAGGTTCGCGTGCTGCGCACCTATGTGGCCGAGGTTCGCGTCAAGGGCGAGCCGGTCAAGACCGAAGCCGCCAAGTCTTAA
- a CDS encoding ATP-binding protein: MTVDTTALLLAEVRRLTDAVERLAGPAPAHNDLDAADCFVWVPANRFLQPVAKPNRVALTLIRGVDHVRDILHENTLRFAEGFAANNVLLWGARGMGKSSLVKAVHADVRAATGAKLKLVEVHREEIGTLPGLLDILKASDCRTIVFCDDLSFDHDDTDYKSLKAALDGGIEGRPDNVLFYATSNRRHLLPRTMMENEQSTAINPSEAVEEKVSLSDRFGLWLGFYKCNQDDYLAMIDGYAEHFTLGLTREQLHREALEWATTRGGRSGRVAWQYIQDLAGRLRKPLSRD, translated from the coding sequence ATGACCGTCGATACAACCGCCCTGCTGCTGGCCGAAGTGCGCCGTCTGACTGACGCCGTCGAGCGTCTGGCAGGCCCTGCACCCGCGCATAATGACCTCGACGCCGCCGATTGTTTCGTCTGGGTGCCGGCAAACCGCTTCCTGCAGCCCGTGGCGAAACCGAACCGGGTGGCGCTCACGCTGATCCGCGGCGTCGATCACGTTCGCGACATCCTGCACGAAAACACGTTGCGCTTTGCCGAAGGTTTTGCCGCCAACAATGTTCTCCTGTGGGGCGCACGCGGCATGGGCAAGTCCTCCCTCGTCAAGGCCGTGCATGCCGACGTGCGCGCCGCGACCGGTGCAAAGCTGAAACTCGTCGAGGTGCACCGTGAGGAGATCGGCACCCTGCCCGGCCTGCTCGATATTCTCAAAGCCTCCGACTGCCGGACGATCGTCTTCTGTGACGACCTGTCCTTCGACCACGATGACACGGACTACAAGTCGCTGAAGGCAGCGCTTGACGGCGGGATCGAGGGGCGTCCGGACAATGTGCTGTTCTATGCGACATCCAACCGGCGCCACCTCCTGCCGCGCACCATGATGGAGAACGAGCAATCGACGGCAATCAATCCGTCGGAAGCGGTCGAGGAAAAGGTCTCTCTCTCGGATCGATTCGGGCTGTGGCTCGGCTTCTACAAGTGCAACCAGGATGATTATCTGGCGATGATCGATGGTTACGCCGAACATTTCACCCTCGGCCTCACCCGGGAGCAGTTGCATCGCGAAGCGCTGGAATGGGCAACCACCCGTGGCGGGCGGTCCGGGCGTGTGGCCTGGCAATATATCCAGGATCTCGCGGGGCGCCTGCGCAAGCCTCTCTCACGAGACTGA
- a CDS encoding peptidoglycan DD-metalloendopeptidase family protein: MRVNSSSKMKKSAVRIAVAALLASTVAGCSSDATRFGGLFSDHDNLTTASIPQRQGLGAYGRAPVPTEDVGNAVNTDYPSRGAAMAQSYPQASPAPSYPTAAQTSPARSAVAPVSVQRASLAAPGAAPVAPSRDPQSRAEALSQPMPAPAAQQTAAVVRPAVVNPDKVTTGSTGATGWSTANAPKVTLRPGETAATLSARYGVPEREILRANGGALTPGQIAVIPTYAGGNRARSAAGDVDLSKTNDRPVPAQPQQDKVAMLPTPAVRDKSHPEAAKVVPPAGGPKPDGTATYTVKAGDTLAKIARETRTPIDQLKAANGIKDGNIRIGQTLKVGSPVGDDVKTASIPQTAPAAPAAQPKAEQVAVKPNTPAPAAAEKPSAQTSSLTDVEKKSDVNVAAPSATGIGKYRWPVTGAVIASYGQNVEGSRNDGINISVPEGTPIKAAENGVVIYAGNGLKQLGNTVLVRHDDGKVTVYGHAANISVTRGQKVQRGQTIATSGMSGDAKRPQVHFEVRKDATPVNPMTFLE, translated from the coding sequence ATGCGTGTGAACAGTTCATCGAAAATGAAGAAGTCAGCCGTACGCATTGCCGTGGCGGCTTTGCTGGCCAGTACCGTCGCTGGTTGCAGTTCGGATGCGACGCGCTTTGGCGGACTTTTCTCCGATCATGATAATCTGACGACCGCCTCCATCCCGCAGCGGCAGGGGCTTGGCGCGTATGGGCGTGCGCCTGTGCCGACGGAGGATGTCGGAAACGCGGTCAATACCGATTACCCGTCGCGGGGCGCCGCCATGGCGCAATCCTATCCTCAGGCAAGCCCGGCACCCAGCTATCCGACCGCTGCGCAAACCTCGCCGGCCCGGTCCGCTGTGGCGCCTGTCTCCGTCCAGCGCGCATCGCTTGCGGCGCCCGGTGCAGCCCCGGTCGCGCCAAGCCGTGATCCGCAGTCCCGCGCCGAAGCCCTTTCGCAGCCGATGCCGGCTCCCGCAGCCCAGCAGACGGCCGCCGTGGTTCGGCCGGCCGTCGTCAATCCCGACAAGGTCACGACCGGTTCCACCGGTGCGACCGGCTGGTCGACGGCCAATGCGCCGAAGGTGACACTGCGCCCCGGTGAGACGGCGGCCACTCTTTCGGCTCGTTATGGCGTGCCGGAACGGGAAATACTGCGCGCCAATGGCGGTGCGCTGACCCCCGGCCAGATCGCCGTCATCCCCACCTATGCTGGCGGCAACAGAGCCCGCAGTGCGGCAGGCGATGTGGATCTGTCGAAGACCAACGACCGGCCGGTTCCGGCCCAGCCGCAGCAGGACAAGGTCGCCATGCTGCCGACACCGGCCGTGCGCGACAAGTCGCATCCGGAAGCCGCAAAGGTCGTGCCGCCCGCAGGCGGACCGAAGCCGGACGGCACCGCCACCTATACCGTCAAGGCCGGCGATACGCTTGCCAAGATCGCCCGCGAAACCCGGACGCCGATCGATCAGCTGAAGGCCGCGAACGGCATCAAGGACGGCAATATCCGCATTGGCCAGACCCTGAAGGTTGGCTCGCCCGTGGGTGACGACGTCAAGACCGCCTCCATTCCGCAGACGGCACCGGCGGCACCGGCAGCCCAGCCGAAGGCGGAACAGGTTGCGGTAAAACCCAACACGCCGGCTCCCGCCGCGGCCGAAAAACCGTCGGCCCAGACCTCCAGCCTGACGGATGTCGAAAAGAAGTCCGACGTGAATGTCGCCGCTCCGTCCGCCACGGGCATCGGCAAGTATCGCTGGCCGGTCACCGGTGCGGTGATTGCCTCCTACGGCCAGAACGTCGAAGGCAGCCGCAATGACGGCATCAACATTTCGGTTCCGGAAGGCACGCCGATCAAGGCTGCGGAAAACGGCGTGGTCATTTACGCTGGAAACGGCCTGAAGCAGCTCGGCAACACCGTGCTCGTGCGCCACGACGACGGCAAGGTCACGGTTTACGGCCATGCCGCCAACATTTCCGTCACCCGCGGCCAGAAGGTCCAGCGCGGCCAGACGATTGCGACCTCCGGCATGAGCGGTGATGCCAAGCGCCCGCAGGTGCATTTCGAGGTGCGCAAGGACGCAACGCCGGTCAACCCGATGACCTTCCTCGAATAG
- a CDS encoding protein-L-isoaspartate(D-aspartate) O-methyltransferase produces MIEKEGFAALVLRLRGEGLTDLDLLTATEQTPRSHFVPPQFSADAYSSRTIPIDCGSFMEGADLAVRILARLQVKPGHRVLEIGTGSGFMTAVMGRIAERVLSVERYRTLVAGAQGRMDALGLRNIIIRQADGSNGMPGEGTFDRILVTAAFSTMPRFYAEQLVHGGSMVAPLLLENETCMMVRLTKTGSRFEREDLFPVPYLPLVSHMAAHL; encoded by the coding sequence ATGATCGAGAAGGAAGGGTTTGCCGCGCTCGTGCTTCGGCTGCGGGGCGAGGGGCTGACGGATCTCGACCTTCTGACGGCGACCGAACAGACTCCACGGTCGCACTTCGTGCCGCCGCAGTTCTCCGCGGATGCCTATTCCAGCCGAACCATCCCGATCGATTGCGGGTCCTTCATGGAAGGGGCCGATCTCGCGGTGCGGATTCTTGCGCGCCTCCAGGTGAAGCCCGGCCATCGCGTGCTCGAAATTGGCACAGGCAGCGGCTTCATGACCGCGGTCATGGGCCGGATTGCCGAGCGCGTATTGTCGGTCGAGCGCTACCGGACGCTGGTCGCGGGAGCCCAGGGCCGCATGGATGCGCTCGGGCTACGCAACATCATCATCCGCCAGGCGGATGGGAGCAACGGCATGCCGGGTGAGGGGACGTTCGACCGCATCCTGGTCACCGCCGCCTTCTCCACCATGCCGCGATTCTATGCCGAGCAGCTGGTGCATGGCGGCTCCATGGTGGCACCTCTCCTCTTGGAGAACGAGACCTGCATGATGGTGCGGCTGACCAAGACCGGCAGCCGTTTCGAGCGCGAGGATCTGTTTCCCGTTCCCTACCTGCCGCTGGTTTCGCACATGGCGGCGCATTTGTGA
- the surE gene encoding 5'/3'-nucleotidase SurE — MRILLTNDDGIHAEGLAVLERVARTLSDDVWIVAPEADQSGLAHSLTLSEPLRLRQVSDKHFAVRGTPTDCVIMGIRHVLDLKPDLILSGINAGSNIADDVTYSGTIAGAIEGTIQGVRSLALSQAVSYADGKRSIPWDVAETHAPALIRRLMKTELPAGTFLNLNFPACAVDAVEGTDVTAQGKTDFALVVDERQDGRGNPYFWLRFGDRSGQFAAGTDIHAVRANRISVTPLKLDLTDHAAIDAVAHALGEPA, encoded by the coding sequence ATGCGGATTCTGCTGACCAATGATGATGGCATTCACGCCGAGGGCCTCGCGGTGCTTGAGCGTGTTGCCCGAACCCTGAGCGACGATGTCTGGATCGTCGCTCCGGAGGCCGACCAGAGCGGCCTTGCCCACTCCCTGACGCTGTCGGAGCCGCTGCGGCTGCGGCAGGTTTCGGACAAGCACTTTGCGGTGCGTGGCACGCCGACCGATTGCGTCATCATGGGCATCCGGCACGTGCTGGATCTGAAACCCGACCTGATCCTCTCCGGCATCAATGCCGGTTCCAACATTGCCGACGACGTCACCTATTCCGGCACGATTGCCGGGGCGATCGAAGGAACGATCCAGGGGGTGCGGTCGCTCGCGCTGAGCCAGGCGGTCTCCTATGCGGACGGCAAACGCAGCATTCCCTGGGATGTGGCCGAGACCCACGCGCCGGCGCTGATCCGCCGCCTGATGAAGACGGAGCTTCCCGCCGGCACCTTCCTTAATCTCAACTTCCCGGCCTGCGCAGTCGATGCCGTCGAGGGAACCGATGTGACGGCGCAGGGCAAAACGGATTTCGCGCTGGTCGTCGATGAGCGCCAGGATGGCCGCGGCAATCCCTATTTCTGGCTGCGCTTCGGCGATCGCAGCGGCCAGTTCGCGGCCGGCACCGACATTCATGCCGTGCGCGCCAACCGCATTTCCGTGACGCCCCTGAAACTGGACCTCACCGATCACGCCGCGATCGATGCCGTTGCCCATGCGCTGGGAGAGCCTGCTTGA
- the serS gene encoding serine--tRNA ligase — protein sequence MLDIKWIRENPAALDAALTKRGAEPQAEAIIQLDETRRAVIQTLQDMQSRRNAASKEIGAAMAQKNTELADKLKAEVASLKDTMPAIEQQEREAIAALDDVLSRIPNIPLDDVPTGKDEHDNVVARVVGEKPRWNHPAKEHFEIGEALGMMDFDRASKLSGSRFTVLTGQLAKLERAIGQFMIDLHTTEHGYTEVSSPLMVRDEAMYGTGQLPKFAEDLFKTTDGRWLIPTAEVTLTNLVSQEILDEEKLPLRFTALTPSFRSEAGSAGRDTRGMLRQHQFWKCELVSITDAESSIAEHERMTACAEEVLKRLGLHFRTMTLCTGDMGFGARKTYDLEVWLPGQNTYREISSCSVCGDFQARRMNARYRVKDEKAPRFVHTLNGSGTAVGRCLIAVLENYLNEDGSVTVPEVLLPYMGGLTKIERSA from the coding sequence ATGCTGGATATCAAGTGGATACGTGAAAACCCCGCGGCTCTCGATGCGGCGCTCACCAAGCGGGGCGCCGAGCCTCAGGCCGAGGCCATCATTCAGCTCGACGAGACCCGCCGCGCCGTCATCCAGACGCTGCAGGATATGCAGTCCCGCCGCAACGCCGCGTCCAAAGAAATCGGCGCGGCCATGGCGCAGAAGAATACCGAGCTGGCCGACAAGCTGAAGGCGGAAGTGGCGAGCCTCAAGGACACCATGCCGGCCATCGAACAGCAGGAGCGCGAGGCGATTGCCGCCCTCGATGACGTGCTGTCGCGCATTCCCAACATTCCGCTCGATGATGTGCCGACCGGCAAGGACGAGCACGACAACGTGGTTGCCCGCGTCGTCGGCGAAAAGCCGCGCTGGAACCATCCGGCCAAGGAGCATTTCGAGATCGGCGAAGCGCTCGGCATGATGGATTTCGACCGGGCGTCGAAACTGTCCGGCTCGCGCTTTACGGTGCTGACGGGGCAACTCGCCAAGCTTGAGCGTGCGATCGGCCAGTTCATGATCGATCTCCACACGACGGAGCATGGGTATACCGAGGTCTCCTCGCCGCTGATGGTGCGCGATGAGGCCATGTACGGCACCGGCCAGTTGCCGAAATTCGCCGAGGACCTGTTCAAGACCACCGATGGCCGCTGGCTGATCCCGACGGCGGAAGTGACGCTGACCAACCTCGTCTCCCAGGAAATTCTGGACGAGGAAAAGCTGCCGCTGCGCTTTACGGCGCTGACGCCGTCCTTCCGGTCGGAAGCAGGCTCTGCCGGCCGCGATACGCGCGGCATGCTGCGCCAGCACCAGTTCTGGAAGTGCGAACTGGTCTCGATCACCGATGCGGAAAGCTCGATTGCCGAACATGAGCGGATGACGGCCTGTGCCGAGGAGGTGCTGAAGCGCCTTGGCCTGCATTTCCGCACCATGACTCTCTGCACCGGCGACATGGGGTTTGGCGCCCGCAAGACCTATGACCTCGAAGTCTGGCTGCCGGGGCAGAACACCTACCGCGAAATCTCGTCCTGCTCCGTCTGCGGCGATTTCCAGGCGCGGCGCATGAATGCCCGTTACCGCGTCAAGGACGAAAAGGCGCCACGTTTCGTGCATACGCTGAACGGCTCCGGCACCGCCGTCGGTCGCTGCCTGATCGCGGTGCTCGAAAATTATCTGAACGAAGACGGTTCCGTCACCGTGCCGGAGGTTCTGCTGCCCTATATGGGAGGTCTGACCAAGATCGAACGGAGCGCGTGA
- the tatC gene encoding twin-arginine translocase subunit TatC has product MTGEIEDKPQPLIEHLIELRTRLIWSLAAFFVAFLVCFFFAKQLFNLLVVPYKWAVVWAGLDLAKSELIYTAPQEFFFTQVKVAMFGALVIAFPIIASQLYKFVAPGLYKNERAAFLPFLIASPVLFLLGGALVYFFFTPMVMWFFLAMQQAPGEGEVAISLMPKVSEYLSLIMTLVMSFGLVFQLPVVTTLLARVGILSSDWLREKRKYAIVIAFVVAAVLTPPDPMSQIGLALPTILLYEISIYAARLVERKRATEEAAVEAEAGSSVANPDQT; this is encoded by the coding sequence ATGACCGGCGAAATCGAAGACAAGCCCCAGCCGCTCATCGAGCATCTGATCGAGCTGCGCACGCGGTTGATCTGGTCGCTGGCGGCGTTTTTTGTGGCCTTCCTGGTCTGCTTCTTCTTTGCCAAGCAGTTGTTCAACCTGCTCGTCGTCCCCTACAAGTGGGCGGTGGTCTGGGCCGGGCTCGATCTCGCGAAATCCGAGCTGATCTACACGGCGCCGCAGGAATTCTTCTTCACGCAGGTGAAGGTTGCAATGTTCGGTGCGCTGGTCATCGCGTTCCCGATCATCGCCTCGCAGCTCTACAAGTTCGTGGCGCCCGGCCTCTACAAAAACGAACGCGCGGCCTTCCTGCCGTTCCTGATCGCCTCGCCCGTGCTTTTCCTGCTCGGCGGCGCGCTCGTCTACTTCTTCTTTACGCCGATGGTGATGTGGTTCTTCCTCGCCATGCAGCAGGCGCCGGGGGAAGGTGAAGTTGCGATCTCGCTGATGCCGAAGGTGTCGGAATATCTGTCGCTGATCATGACGCTGGTGATGTCCTTCGGCCTGGTCTTCCAGTTGCCGGTCGTCACCACGCTTCTGGCAAGGGTCGGTATTCTCAGCAGCGACTGGCTGCGCGAGAAGCGGAAATATGCGATCGTCATCGCTTTCGTGGTCGCCGCCGTCCTGACGCCGCCCGATCCGATGTCTCAGATCGGCCTTGCGCTGCCGACCATCCTTCTCTACGAGATTTCCATCTACGCTGCCCGACTCGTGGAGCGCAAACGTGCGACCGAAGAGGCCGCCGTTGAGGCCGAAGCCGGTTCATCCGTGGCGAATCCGGACCAGACGTAG